The Thiothrix subterranea genome has a segment encoding these proteins:
- a CDS encoding type IV pilus secretin PilQ, which translates to MAAKPAPLASVATPAPMPVAAPANTVSQLQSVDFRREPDGSGRMIINLPSADTNVSDSKSGNTITVTLADVDVPANLQKRMDVMDFGTPVSSIDVAQRNDGARIRLSSHEGFEYRTNRNGNEYTVYIDKLKVSAEEKLASEQKKKTFTGEKLSLNFQDIEVRAVLQLLADFTDKNIVVSDTVAGNITVRLKDVPWDQALDIVLESKNLAMRENGNVIWVAPAAELTAKEQQELQSIKAKQELEPLVTEYIAINFAKASELSALIEKSKGEDKQSLLSPRGKVSVDERTNTLLVQDTATQVKAIRDLVKALDVPVEQVLIESRIVIANDTFGKELGARFGITPNWINQDSIGIGTGHLGSGTDDYWESATKALADPTGDNTVTIPGLSDRLSVNLPVTGAIGSYGFSILSKDFLVDLELSASQAESKSETISSPRVITSNQTKALIEQGVEIPYLQASSSGAANVAFKKAVLSLEVTPQITPDEHISMDLKVNQDTVGQIFSGVPSINTREVQTKVLVENGQTVVLGGVHEEENLSGTTKVPVLGDVPVLGRLFRTDNNSNKNRELLIFVTPKIVDSKR; encoded by the coding sequence ATGGCAGCAAAACCCGCACCGTTGGCAAGCGTCGCTACCCCAGCACCAATGCCAGTAGCCGCACCAGCCAACACTGTATCGCAATTACAAAGCGTGGATTTCCGGCGTGAACCCGACGGTAGCGGGCGCATGATCATTAATTTACCTTCCGCTGACACCAATGTTAGCGATAGCAAAAGCGGTAACACCATTACCGTTACCTTGGCGGACGTTGACGTGCCTGCGAATTTGCAAAAACGCATGGATGTGATGGACTTCGGCACGCCCGTGAGCAGCATCGACGTGGCGCAACGGAATGACGGGGCGCGAATTCGCCTTTCCAGCCACGAAGGATTTGAATACCGCACCAATCGCAACGGCAATGAATACACCGTTTACATCGACAAACTCAAAGTATCGGCTGAAGAAAAACTCGCGAGTGAACAAAAAAAGAAGACCTTTACCGGCGAAAAACTCTCGCTCAATTTCCAAGACATTGAAGTGCGGGCGGTATTGCAATTGCTGGCTGACTTCACCGACAAAAATATCGTCGTCAGTGACACCGTAGCGGGCAATATTACGGTGCGCCTCAAAGATGTGCCGTGGGATCAAGCGCTCGACATCGTGCTCGAATCCAAAAATCTGGCCATGCGCGAAAACGGCAACGTCATCTGGGTCGCGCCTGCCGCCGAATTGACCGCGAAGGAACAGCAAGAGCTGCAATCCATCAAAGCCAAGCAAGAATTAGAACCGTTGGTGACAGAATATATTGCCATTAATTTCGCCAAAGCCAGCGAACTGTCGGCGTTGATTGAAAAATCCAAAGGCGAAGACAAACAATCCCTGCTCTCCCCGCGCGGCAAAGTATCGGTAGATGAACGCACCAATACTCTGTTGGTGCAAGACACGGCAACACAAGTCAAAGCCATCCGCGATCTCGTCAAAGCACTGGACGTTCCGGTCGAACAAGTCTTAATAGAATCACGCATTGTCATTGCCAATGACACCTTCGGCAAAGAACTCGGCGCACGTTTCGGCATTACACCAAACTGGATCAATCAAGACAGCATTGGCATTGGTACTGGGCATCTTGGCTCCGGCACTGACGATTACTGGGAAAGTGCGACCAAAGCACTGGCTGACCCTACCGGCGACAATACCGTAACAATTCCCGGCCTCAGCGACCGCCTCAGCGTCAACCTGCCTGTCACCGGCGCGATTGGCAGCTACGGCTTCTCCATTTTGAGTAAGGATTTCTTGGTCGATCTCGAACTCTCTGCCTCACAAGCCGAAAGCAAGAGCGAGACCATTTCCAGCCCACGGGTGATCACCTCCAACCAAACCAAGGCGTTGATCGAACAAGGTGTAGAAATTCCGTACCTGCAAGCGTCTTCCAGCGGTGCGGCGAACGTTGCCTTCAAAAAAGCGGTGCTCAGTCTTGAAGTCACGCCACAAATCACCCCGGACGAACACATTTCCATGGATTTGAAAGTGAATCAGGACACCGTGGGGCAAATCTTCTCCGGCGTCCCCAGCATCAACACCCGTGAAGTGCAAACCAAAGTGCTGGTAGAAAACGGGCAAACGGTGGTGCTCGGTGGCGTGCATGAGGAAGAAAACCTGAGCGGCACGACCAAAGTTCCGGTGTTAGGCGATGTGCCGGTGTTAGGCCGACTGTTCCGCACCGACAACAACAGCAACAAGAATCGTGAGCTACTGATTTTTGTTACCCCGAAAATTGTGGACAGTAAACGCTAA
- a CDS encoding shikimate kinase gives MQNSIILVGLMGAGKSTIGRQLARRLNLTFYDSDRVIEERTGVSIPTIFELEGEAGFREREEQVIAELTALPDILLATGGGSVLRETNRQHLKTGGCVIYLRASADQLFQRIKHDRSRPLMQTENPLQTLRNLLKTREPYYLEVADLVVPTGKQKVNVILREIHNKLKQLQEVTHANP, from the coding sequence ATGCAAAACAGTATCATTCTGGTGGGATTGATGGGCGCGGGAAAATCCACCATAGGCCGACAACTTGCGCGACGACTGAACCTAACCTTCTACGATTCCGACAGGGTGATCGAAGAGCGCACGGGTGTCAGCATCCCCACCATCTTTGAGCTTGAAGGAGAAGCTGGCTTTCGCGAGCGCGAAGAACAAGTCATCGCCGAACTCACCGCCCTTCCCGACATATTACTCGCCACCGGCGGCGGCAGTGTTTTGCGCGAAACCAACCGCCAACATCTCAAAACCGGCGGGTGTGTAATCTACTTACGGGCTTCCGCCGACCAACTGTTTCAGCGCATCAAACACGACCGCAGCCGCCCCTTGATGCAAACCGAAAACCCGTTGCAAACCTTACGCAACCTGCTAAAAACCCGCGAGCCGTATTATCTGGAAGTCGCTGATTTAGTTGTGCCAACGGGCAAACAAAAAGTGAACGTTATCCTGCGCGAAATCCACAACAAACTCAAACAATTACAGGAAGTTACCCATGCAAACCCTTAA
- the aroB gene encoding 3-dehydroquinate synthase: MQTLNLDLGERSYPIHIGQGLLQQSELVTPHIRGKSAVVVSNTTVAPLYLETTQRLLMGLKHSAAILPDGESYKNLDVLNQIYTHLLENKADRKTTLIALGGGVVGDMTGYAAASYQRGINFIQIPTTLLAMVDSSVGGKTGVNHPLGKNMIGAFHQPQCVLIDTDSLNTLADRELSAGIAEIVKYGLIRDPAFLQWLDTNMDKLLARDPEALTYAIFRSCEHKAEVVAADERESGQRALLNLGHTFGHAIEAAMGYGNWLHGEAVATGMVMAAELSQQMGWLVADDVAYTRHILQRANLPVDPPAQMTGEDFTRYMSVDKKVLDGTLRLILMKSLGESIVTADFDPAALKRVLNREI; the protein is encoded by the coding sequence ATGCAAACCCTTAATCTCGACCTTGGCGAGCGCAGCTATCCGATTCACATCGGGCAAGGCTTGCTGCAACAGTCCGAGCTGGTCACGCCGCACATTCGTGGCAAAAGCGCGGTCGTCGTGTCCAACACCACAGTTGCACCGCTGTATTTGGAAACCACACAACGTTTGCTGATGGGTTTGAAACACTCCGCCGCCATCTTGCCTGATGGTGAAAGCTACAAAAACCTCGATGTCCTCAACCAGATTTACACCCACTTGCTGGAAAACAAGGCGGATCGCAAAACCACGCTGATTGCGCTCGGCGGCGGTGTCGTGGGTGACATGACGGGGTATGCGGCTGCCAGCTATCAACGCGGCATCAACTTCATCCAGATTCCCACCACCTTGCTGGCAATGGTCGATTCTTCCGTCGGCGGCAAAACTGGCGTGAATCACCCGCTCGGCAAGAACATGATCGGCGCATTCCACCAGCCGCAATGCGTGCTGATCGACACTGACAGTCTGAATACGCTGGCTGACCGCGAACTGAGTGCAGGCATTGCTGAAATCGTGAAATACGGTTTGATTCGTGATCCCGCCTTCCTGCAATGGCTGGATACCAACATGGATAAGCTGCTGGCGCGTGACCCCGAAGCGTTGACCTATGCGATTTTCCGCTCCTGCGAACACAAAGCCGAAGTCGTCGCGGCAGATGAACGTGAGTCTGGGCAACGCGCCTTGCTGAATCTGGGGCATACCTTCGGTCACGCGATCGAAGCCGCAATGGGTTACGGCAACTGGTTGCACGGCGAAGCGGTTGCAACCGGCATGGTGATGGCAGCGGAATTGTCGCAGCAAATGGGCTGGCTGGTGGCGGATGACGTGGCTTACACGCGCCACATTTTGCAACGCGCTAACTTGCCAGTTGACCCGCCCGCGCAAATGACGGGCGAAGACTTCACCCGCTATATGTCAGTAGACAAGAAAGTGTTGGATGGCACATTACGCCTCATCTTGATGAAATCGCTGGGTGAATCCATCGTCACCGCCGACTTTGATCCGGCGGCACTCAAGCGCGTCTTGAACCGGGAAATCT